In Polaribacter sp. L3A8, a genomic segment contains:
- the murD gene encoding UDP-N-acetylmuramoyl-L-alanine--D-glutamate ligase has translation MKRLVILGGRESGVGAALLGKQKGYEVFVSDKGAISKKYKEVLLNNEIDFEENQHTENKILNAAVVVKSPGIPDTVALIVKLKENLIPVISEIEFAAKYTKANIIGITGSNGKTTTTLLLHHILKNAGLDVGVAGNIGDSFAQQVAEQSYENYVLELSSFQLDGIEEFNSHIAILTNITPDHLDRYNYDFDKYIASKFRITKNQKATDYLIYDADDEAINTWLKKNKTSAKLVPFSLEKKLEYGAYIKDNNIIININKEKINMPISTLSVKGKHNTKNAMAATMAAQLLKVRRQAIKESLEDFEGVEHRLENVAKIKGVAFINDSKATNVNATYYALECMDKTTIWIVGGVDKGNDYNDLLPLVREKVKAIVCLGLDNEKIKNTFGNVVDIIVETAGAEEAVKVSQKLAERGECVLLSPCCASFDLFENYEDRGIQFKNAVRSL, from the coding sequence ATGAAAAGGTTAGTAATTCTTGGTGGGAGAGAAAGTGGTGTTGGTGCAGCGCTTTTAGGAAAACAAAAAGGCTATGAAGTTTTTGTGTCTGACAAGGGTGCTATATCAAAAAAATATAAAGAAGTTCTTTTAAATAACGAGATTGATTTTGAGGAAAATCAACATACAGAAAACAAAATTTTAAATGCAGCTGTAGTTGTAAAAAGTCCTGGAATTCCAGATACCGTTGCTTTAATTGTAAAGTTGAAGGAAAATTTGATTCCTGTTATTTCGGAAATTGAATTTGCAGCTAAATATACCAAGGCAAATATTATTGGTATTACAGGTTCTAATGGTAAAACAACCACCACATTATTGTTGCACCATATTTTAAAAAATGCAGGTTTAGATGTTGGTGTTGCAGGAAATATTGGAGATAGTTTTGCACAACAAGTTGCGGAACAATCGTATGAGAATTATGTGTTAGAATTAAGTAGTTTTCAGTTAGATGGCATCGAAGAGTTTAATAGTCATATTGCTATTTTAACCAATATTACACCAGATCATTTAGATAGATATAACTATGATTTTGATAAATACATCGCCTCAAAATTTAGAATAACAAAGAATCAAAAAGCAACCGATTATTTAATTTATGATGCAGATGATGAAGCCATTAATACTTGGTTAAAGAAAAATAAAACAAGTGCAAAATTAGTTCCGTTTTCACTTGAAAAAAAATTAGAGTATGGAGCGTATATCAAAGACAACAATATTATTATCAATATAAATAAAGAAAAAATTAACATGCCGATATCAACTTTATCAGTAAAAGGAAAACATAATACTAAAAATGCAATGGCAGCAACAATGGCAGCGCAATTGTTAAAAGTAAGAAGACAAGCGATTAAAGAAAGTTTAGAAGATTTTGAAGGAGTAGAGCATCGTTTAGAGAATGTTGCAAAAATAAAAGGTGTAGCGTTTATAAATGATTCTAAGGCAACCAATGTAAACGCAACTTATTATGCCTTAGAGTGCATGGATAAAACAACTATTTGGATTGTTGGTGGTGTAGATAAAGGAAATGATTATAATGATTTATTGCCTTTGGTTAGAGAAAAAGTAAAGGCAATTGTTTGTTTAGGTCTTGATAATGAGAAAATAAAAAACACTTTTGGTAATGTAGTTGATATCATTGTAGAAACTGCCGGAGCAGAAGAAGCTGTAAAAGTTTCTCAAAAATTAGCAGAAAGAGGAGAGTGCGTTTTGTTATCTCCATGTTGTGCAAGTTTCGATTTGTTTGAAAACTATGAAGACAGAGGTATCCAGTTTAAAAATGCTGTAAGAAGTCTTTAA
- a CDS encoding FtsW/RodA/SpoVE family cell cycle protein, translating to MKTIFQYIKGDKTIWAIVAILAIFSFMPVYSASTNLVYVVGSGSSLGYLMKHILLLIMGFAIIYGVHKVPYRYFSGGSVIMLPVIIFLLIYTLSQGTTIGGANASRWIRIGGIGFQTSTLAGLVLMVYVARYLSRNKDKIISFKESLWQLWLPVAVILLLILPANFSTAAIIFVMILILTFLGGYPIKYLGFIMGAGVGFLLLFILAVKAFPDAMPNRVQTWQNRIESFSDDEGKEAYQVEKAKIAIAMGQTFGVGPGKSIQKNFLPQSTSDFIYAIIVEEYGLVGGFLIVSIYFILLFRIFVVIRKTTTIFGTLLVLGVGLPIIFQASINMAVATNLFPVTGQTLPLISSGGTSIWMTCFALGMILSVSASKEETEEDILDDNPLDILHEALD from the coding sequence GTGAAAACCATTTTTCAATACATAAAAGGAGATAAAACCATTTGGGCTATTGTTGCTATTTTAGCAATATTCTCATTTATGCCAGTATATAGTGCAAGTACAAACTTGGTCTATGTGGTAGGTTCTGGGTCTTCTTTGGGGTATTTAATGAAGCATATTTTGCTGTTAATTATGGGGTTTGCTATTATTTATGGTGTACACAAAGTACCTTATAGATATTTTTCTGGAGGCTCTGTTATTATGCTTCCGGTTATTATCTTTTTGTTGATTTATACGTTATCGCAAGGAACAACCATTGGGGGGGCAAATGCAAGTAGATGGATTCGAATTGGTGGTATTGGTTTTCAAACATCCACTTTGGCAGGTTTGGTTTTAATGGTCTATGTAGCAAGGTATTTGTCTAGAAATAAGGATAAAATAATTAGTTTTAAAGAAAGTTTATGGCAATTGTGGTTGCCTGTTGCTGTTATTTTACTCTTAATTTTACCTGCAAACTTTTCTACAGCAGCTATTATTTTTGTGATGATTTTAATCTTAACTTTTCTTGGAGGATACCCAATTAAGTACTTAGGATTTATAATGGGAGCAGGAGTTGGATTTCTCTTACTTTTTATTTTAGCAGTAAAAGCTTTTCCGGATGCTATGCCAAATAGAGTACAAACTTGGCAAAATAGAATAGAGAGTTTTTCTGATGATGAAGGCAAAGAAGCATATCAAGTAGAAAAAGCAAAAATAGCCATTGCTATGGGGCAAACATTTGGTGTTGGTCCAGGTAAAAGCATACAGAAAAACTTTTTGCCACAGTCTACATCCGATTTTATTTATGCAATAATTGTAGAAGAATATGGCTTAGTTGGTGGTTTTTTAATTGTGTCTATCTATTTTATTTTGTTGTTCAGAATATTTGTAGTCATTAGAAAAACAACAACAATTTTTGGAACTTTATTAGTGTTAGGAGTTGGATTGCCAATCATTTTTCAGGCATCCATAAATATGGCAGTTGCTACCAATTTATTTCCAGTAACAGGGCAAACTTTACCGTTAATAAGTAGTGGAGGTACTTCTATTTGGATGACGTGTTTTGCGTTGGGAATGATTTTAAGTGTAAGCGCATCCAAAGAAGAAACAGAAGAAGATATTTTAGATGATAACCCTTTAGACATACTTCATGAAGCACTCGATTAA
- the murG gene encoding undecaprenyldiphospho-muramoylpentapeptide beta-N-acetylglucosaminyltransferase — protein sequence MKHSINILISGGGTGGHIYPAIAIANELKLRYPDAKFLFVGAKDKMEMEKVPQAGYEIKGLWISGIQRKLTIANLSFPFKLISSLWNASKIIRKFKPDIAIGTGGFASGPTLIMANRKGIPTLIQEQNSYPGITNKLLSKKANKICVAYDHLERFFPVDKIVKTGNPVRQDLLSIHSKTEEGKAFFKLDVNKKTILVLGGSLGARKINQLVENNLDFFKKEGVQVIWQCGKLYFEEYKKYNKLDGVQVHQFLNRMDFAYAASDIIISRAGASSVSELCIVGKPVIFIPSPNVSEDHQTKNAKSIADKHGAILLKESELETFSIVFETLLKDKGKQEHLSENINELALPGATTDIVNEVEKLLKK from the coding sequence ATGAAGCACTCGATTAACATATTAATTTCTGGAGGAGGAACAGGAGGACACATCTATCCTGCAATTGCAATTGCAAACGAATTAAAGTTGCGTTATCCAGATGCAAAGTTTTTGTTTGTAGGTGCAAAAGATAAAATGGAAATGGAAAAGGTTCCGCAAGCGGGATATGAAATTAAAGGATTGTGGATTTCTGGTATTCAAAGAAAGTTAACGATTGCTAATTTATCGTTTCCTTTTAAGTTGATAAGTAGTCTGTGGAATGCATCAAAAATTATTAGAAAATTTAAACCAGACATTGCTATTGGTACTGGTGGTTTTGCAAGCGGACCAACATTAATAATGGCAAATAGAAAGGGAATTCCGACGTTGATACAAGAACAGAATTCGTATCCAGGAATTACCAATAAATTATTAAGTAAAAAAGCAAACAAAATTTGTGTTGCTTATGATCATTTAGAACGTTTTTTTCCTGTAGATAAAATAGTAAAAACAGGAAATCCTGTTCGGCAAGATTTATTATCAATTCATTCTAAAACGGAGGAAGGAAAAGCATTCTTTAAATTAGATGTGAATAAGAAAACGATTTTAGTTTTAGGAGGCAGTTTAGGTGCGAGGAAAATAAATCAATTGGTAGAAAATAATTTAGATTTCTTTAAAAAAGAAGGGGTTCAGGTTATTTGGCAATGTGGTAAATTGTATTTTGAAGAGTATAAAAAGTATAATAAATTAGATGGTGTTCAGGTTCATCAGTTTTTAAATAGAATGGATTTTGCGTATGCAGCATCCGATATTATTATTTCTAGAGCAGGCGCAAGTTCGGTATCAGAATTGTGTATTGTTGGTAAGCCGGTAATATTTATTCCATCGCCTAATGTGTCGGAAGATCATCAAACTAAAAACGCAAAGTCAATTGCAGATAAACATGGTGCAATTTTGTTAAAAGAGAGTGAGTTAGAAACGTTTTCAATAGTTTTTGAAACATTGCTAAAAGATAAAGGAAAACAAGAGCATTTATCAGAAAATATAAATGAATTAGCGCTTCCAGGAGCAACAACAGATATTGTTAACGAAGTAGAAAAATTATTAAAAAAGTGA
- the murC gene encoding UDP-N-acetylmuramate--L-alanine ligase — MNLNNIHNVFFVGIGGIGMSAIARYFATNGKKVAGYDKTPSQITLGLEDLGVEIHFEDEVKNIPISFLNTKKTLVVYTPAIAKNNAELNYFLENGFTVLKRSEILGRITETTFCLAVAGTHGKTTTSSILGHIMATVNATSFLGGIAENYNSNLILGEDKISVVEADEFDRSFLKLSPNIACVTSMDADHLDIYGDAEALNESFIEFANKVSGTLIVAKGLPLKGLTYAVNDEADYTALNLKIESGKYIFDVKTPASEIKNIEFHLPGQHNVMNALAALAIADVYGISLENIKQRLSTFKGVKRRFSYKIKTNDLVLIDDYAHHPTAINAVESSVREMYPDEKVLVVFQPHLFSRTKDFIEDFASALSKFDEVLLLDIYPAREEPIVGVDSEWLLNKIDCKNKKLTKKNNLIKDIKNSDAKVVVMLGAGDIGVMINEVTSQLLKTTNNDD; from the coding sequence GTGAATTTAAACAATATACATAACGTCTTTTTTGTCGGTATTGGTGGCATAGGAATGAGCGCAATTGCTCGTTACTTTGCTACGAATGGAAAAAAAGTGGCTGGTTATGATAAAACTCCTTCTCAAATCACTTTAGGTTTAGAAGATTTAGGAGTTGAAATTCATTTTGAAGATGAGGTGAAAAACATTCCAATTTCGTTTTTAAATACCAAAAAAACGTTGGTAGTATATACACCTGCAATTGCTAAAAATAATGCTGAATTAAATTATTTTTTAGAGAATGGTTTTACGGTTTTAAAAAGATCAGAAATTTTAGGAAGAATCACAGAAACTACCTTTTGTTTAGCGGTTGCAGGTACGCACGGAAAAACAACTACATCTTCTATTTTAGGTCATATTATGGCAACAGTTAATGCAACTTCTTTTTTAGGTGGAATTGCAGAAAACTATAACTCTAACCTAATTTTGGGTGAAGATAAAATTAGTGTGGTAGAAGCAGATGAATTTGACAGGTCTTTCTTAAAATTGAGTCCTAATATTGCTTGTGTAACTTCTATGGATGCAGATCATTTAGATATTTATGGAGATGCCGAAGCTTTAAATGAGTCTTTTATAGAGTTTGCAAACAAGGTTTCCGGAACGTTAATTGTTGCAAAAGGGTTACCGTTAAAAGGATTGACGTATGCTGTTAATGATGAAGCTGATTATACCGCTTTAAATTTAAAAATTGAAAGTGGAAAATATATTTTTGATGTAAAAACACCTGCGTCGGAAATTAAAAATATTGAATTTCATTTACCAGGTCAGCATAATGTTATGAATGCTTTAGCGGCATTGGCAATAGCAGATGTTTATGGTATATCGTTAGAAAATATCAAACAACGTTTGTCAACTTTTAAAGGGGTAAAACGTAGGTTTTCTTATAAAATTAAAACAAACGATTTAGTGTTGATTGATGATTACGCACATCACCCAACAGCAATTAATGCAGTAGAGAGTTCTGTGAGAGAAATGTATCCGGATGAAAAAGTGTTGGTTGTTTTTCAGCCTCATTTATTTTCTAGAACAAAAGATTTTATTGAAGATTTTGCTTCGGCTTTATCTAAATTCGATGAAGTTTTGTTGTTAGATATTTATCCTGCAAGAGAAGAACCTATTGTTGGAGTTGACTCTGAATGGTTGTTGAATAAAATTGATTGTAAGAATAAAAAATTAACTAAAAAAAATAATTTAATAAAAGATATTAAGAATTCAGACGCAAAAGTAGTGGTAATGTTAGGTGCAGGTGATATTGGAGTGATGATTAATGAAGTTACAAGTCAACTTTTAAAAACAACTAATAATGATGATTAA
- a CDS encoding cell division protein FtsQ/DivIB, giving the protein MMIKKFLKYIAFLLLIVVLGLLYSFSSTRNSNKKVKDIVVEFEAGENNFLTHAMVNKLLIQNDSTVKNQAKSVINLYSLEKMVSKNPYVEHAAVFLTIAGTLKTIIKQRTPVVRIMNKNDSYYVDKQGVKIPLSPNYSARVMLVSGVKKEEEIKELLPLISFILQDNFLQKEVVGIEKFNDGEYQFTVRSGSYKIDFGQLTEMDVKFKKLKAFYNKAFEDKTIEDYKTINLKYHNQVVCAK; this is encoded by the coding sequence ATGATGATTAAGAAGTTTTTAAAATACATAGCTTTCCTTTTGTTGATAGTGGTTTTGGGGTTATTGTATAGTTTTTCATCAACCAGAAATTCTAATAAAAAAGTGAAGGATATTGTGGTGGAATTTGAAGCTGGAGAGAATAATTTTTTGACACATGCCATGGTTAATAAATTGTTAATACAAAATGATTCAACCGTGAAAAACCAAGCAAAATCTGTGATAAATTTATACAGTTTGGAGAAAATGGTTTCTAAAAACCCGTATGTAGAACATGCAGCTGTATTTTTAACCATTGCCGGTACCTTAAAAACAATTATAAAGCAGCGAACACCTGTGGTGAGAATTATGAATAAAAATGATTCTTATTATGTTGATAAACAGGGTGTAAAAATACCTTTATCTCCTAATTATTCGGCAAGAGTAATGTTAGTTTCTGGTGTTAAAAAAGAGGAAGAAATTAAGGAGTTATTGCCATTAATATCCTTTATCTTGCAAGACAATTTTTTGCAAAAAGAAGTGGTTGGTATTGAGAAGTTTAATGACGGTGAGTATCAGTTTACCGTGAGAAGTGGAAGTTATAAAATCGATTTTGGGCAATTAACCGAAATGGATGTAAAATTTAAGAAGTTAAAAGCGTTTTATAATAAAGCATTTGAAGATAAAACGATTGAGGATTATAAAACGATTAATTTAAAATATCACAACCAAGTTGTGTGCGCAAAATAA
- the ftsA gene encoding cell division protein FtsA translates to MENNKIAIGLDIGTTKIAAMIGRKNEYGKIEVIGIGKAKSLGVKRGVVSNITQTIQSIQQAVEEAESVSGVKIEEVVVGIAGQHIRSLHHSDYITRNNADEVIDENDIENLVNQVHKLVMLPGEEIIHVLPQEFKVDSQADIKEPIGMYGGRLEANFHVVVGQVSSIRNIGRCVKSAGLGLSEITLEPLASASAVLSQEEKEAGVALIDIGGGTTDLAIFKDGIIRHTAVIPFGGNVITDDIKEGCSIIEKQAELLKIKFGSAWPGENKETEIVSIPGLRGREPKEITLKNLSKIIHARVQEIIEHVYLEIKNYGHETAKGKLIAGIVLTGGGAQLKHLRQLVEYITGMDARIGYPNEHLAGDSDEILSSPAFATTVGLLMEGLEKQKAREEKEVAEEVIEEVIDESTEQVLEERPPVEEVQPKPIEKPKPKKKSFFEKFTEGLKDFLDNAE, encoded by the coding sequence ATGGAGAACAATAAAATAGCAATTGGTTTAGATATTGGTACAACCAAAATCGCAGCAATGATTGGACGCAAGAACGAATATGGTAAGATAGAGGTTATTGGTATTGGTAAAGCAAAAAGCTTAGGTGTAAAACGTGGTGTTGTAAGTAATATTACACAAACCATACAGTCTATTCAGCAAGCTGTAGAAGAAGCAGAAAGTGTTTCTGGTGTTAAAATAGAAGAAGTTGTTGTGGGTATTGCGGGTCAGCATATTCGTAGTTTACATCACAGCGATTATATTACAAGAAACAATGCAGATGAAGTAATTGATGAAAATGATATTGAAAATTTAGTAAACCAAGTTCATAAGTTGGTGATGCTACCTGGAGAAGAGATTATTCATGTGTTACCACAAGAATTTAAAGTAGATTCTCAAGCAGATATTAAAGAACCAATAGGGATGTATGGAGGTCGTTTAGAAGCGAATTTTCATGTAGTTGTAGGGCAAGTTTCATCTATTAGAAATATAGGACGTTGTGTTAAAAGTGCAGGTTTAGGATTAAGTGAAATTACTTTAGAACCTTTAGCGTCTGCATCCGCAGTATTAAGTCAGGAAGAAAAAGAAGCAGGTGTAGCATTGATTGATATAGGTGGCGGAACAACTGATTTGGCTATATTTAAAGACGGAATTATTAGACATACAGCAGTAATTCCTTTTGGAGGAAACGTAATTACAGATGATATAAAAGAAGGTTGTTCTATTATAGAAAAACAAGCAGAGTTATTAAAAATAAAATTTGGTTCTGCATGGCCAGGAGAAAATAAAGAAACAGAAATTGTTTCTATACCTGGATTAAGAGGCAGAGAACCAAAAGAAATTACGCTTAAAAATTTATCTAAAATTATACATGCAAGAGTGCAAGAAATTATTGAGCATGTGTATTTAGAAATTAAAAATTACGGTCATGAAACTGCAAAAGGAAAATTAATTGCAGGTATTGTATTAACAGGTGGTGGTGCACAATTAAAGCATTTACGTCAGTTAGTAGAATACATTACAGGTATGGATGCCAGAATTGGGTATCCTAACGAACATTTGGCAGGTGATTCTGATGAGATATTATCAAGTCCTGCTTTTGCTACCACTGTTGGTTTATTAATGGAAGGTTTAGAAAAGCAAAAAGCTAGAGAAGAAAAAGAAGTGGCTGAAGAAGTTATAGAAGAAGTTATAGATGAAAGTACAGAACAGGTTTTAGAAGAAAGACCACCTGTAGAGGAGGTACAACCCAAACCTATAGAAAAACCAAAGCCCAAAAAGAAGTCGTTTTTTGAAAAGTTTACAGAAGGATTAAAAGACTTTTTAGACAACGCAGAGTAA
- the ftsZ gene encoding cell division protein FtsZ, translating into MSAEFDNISFDMPKTQSNTIKVIGVGGGGSNAVNHMFTQDIKGVDFVICNTDAQALENSPVPNKIQLGVSLTSGLGAGANPEVGEKAAKESMQEIQQMLNTQTKMVFITAGMGGGTGTGAAPIIAKIAKDMDILTVGIVTMPFAFEGRRRSKQAQLGIDQLRQNVDSLIVINNNKLREVYGNLGFKAGFSKADEVLSTASRGIAEVITHHYKQNIDLHDAKTVLSNSGTAIMGSAKEEGQTRAKTAIVKALDSPLLNDNKITGAKNVLLLIVSGTNEVTLDEIGEINDYIQDEAGYDANIIMGIGEDENLGDAIAVTIVATGFAADQQSTITNTEVKKIVHTLEDEQKATYDFSEKTVTKAPSLNEPLTNNVEQKIVHTLEEEVDVPKLNLVKTTNEIANMSVVYDEIPLETISEEDFVITDVTPVQEIQVVEESKASQPNLLFDLPLNPKAEAKVTKVNEIEVFEEEEIIFKRKDVEKRYVLEDFDAQPTIGKSSGIVERKAVEEEIKFELKTRTPQGDINQIDTQSEEVSPLDLTITELQKRAEERRKKMKGFNYKFNDQMNKNIDEIERQPAYKRLGVNLDINSPISNTKTSIKQDADEIGLKSNNSFLHDNVD; encoded by the coding sequence ATGAGCGCAGAATTCGATAACATTTCATTTGACATGCCTAAAACGCAATCTAACACAATTAAAGTAATTGGTGTTGGTGGTGGTGGTAGCAACGCAGTAAACCACATGTTTACGCAAGACATTAAAGGAGTAGACTTTGTAATTTGTAACACAGATGCACAGGCTTTAGAAAATAGTCCTGTTCCTAATAAAATTCAATTAGGGGTAAGCTTAACATCTGGTTTAGGTGCAGGAGCAAATCCGGAAGTTGGAGAGAAGGCGGCTAAAGAAAGCATGCAAGAAATACAGCAAATGCTAAATACCCAAACAAAAATGGTATTTATTACTGCTGGTATGGGAGGTGGTACTGGTACAGGAGCAGCTCCAATAATAGCTAAAATAGCTAAGGATATGGATATCCTTACTGTAGGTATTGTTACAATGCCTTTTGCTTTTGAAGGTAGAAGACGTTCTAAACAAGCTCAATTAGGAATCGATCAACTGCGCCAAAATGTAGATTCGTTAATTGTTATTAATAATAATAAACTGCGTGAAGTTTATGGAAATCTTGGTTTTAAAGCTGGTTTTTCTAAAGCAGATGAGGTTTTGTCTACTGCTTCTCGTGGAATTGCAGAGGTTATTACGCATCACTATAAACAAAATATTGATTTACATGATGCTAAAACGGTACTTTCTAACAGTGGAACCGCAATTATGGGTTCTGCAAAAGAAGAAGGACAAACTAGAGCTAAAACAGCTATTGTAAAAGCACTAGATTCTCCTTTATTAAATGATAATAAAATTACAGGAGCAAAGAATGTGTTGTTGTTAATTGTATCTGGTACAAACGAGGTTACGTTAGATGAAATTGGAGAAATAAACGATTACATTCAGGATGAAGCGGGTTATGATGCCAACATTATTATGGGTATTGGTGAAGATGAGAATTTAGGTGATGCTATTGCTGTAACTATTGTTGCAACGGGTTTTGCTGCAGATCAACAAAGTACCATTACAAATACTGAGGTAAAAAAAATTGTACACACTTTAGAGGATGAACAAAAAGCTACGTATGACTTTAGTGAAAAAACAGTTACAAAAGCACCATCATTAAATGAGCCTTTAACAAATAATGTAGAGCAAAAAATTGTACATACATTAGAAGAAGAGGTTGATGTACCAAAGTTAAACTTGGTTAAGACAACTAATGAAATAGCAAATATGTCTGTTGTTTATGATGAAATTCCGTTAGAAACTATTTCTGAAGAAGATTTTGTTATTACAGATGTAACACCTGTTCAAGAAATACAGGTTGTTGAAGAATCAAAAGCGAGTCAACCTAATTTATTGTTTGATTTACCTTTAAACCCAAAAGCAGAGGCAAAAGTAACAAAAGTAAATGAGATTGAAGTTTTTGAAGAGGAAGAAATTATCTTTAAGAGAAAGGACGTAGAAAAACGTTATGTTTTAGAAGATTTTGATGCACAACCAACCATTGGTAAAAGTTCTGGAATTGTTGAGAGAAAAGCTGTTGAAGAGGAAATTAAGTTTGAATTGAAAACGAGAACTCCACAAGGAGATATTAATCAAATTGATACGCAAAGCGAAGAAGTTTCTCCTTTAGATTTAACAATTACAGAATTGCAAAAGAGAGCAGAAGAGCGTCGTAAAAAAATGAAAGGTTTCAACTATAAGTTCAATGATCAAATGAACAAGAATATAGATGAAATTGAGCGTCAACCTGCATATAAAAGATTGGGTGTTAATTTAGATATAAACAGTCCGATAAGTAATACGAAAACATCTATTAAACAAGATGCTGACGAAATTGGTTTAAAATCTAACAATTCATTTTTACATGATAATGTAGATTAG